TCATCCAGTGACTCCATTCCTGAGTTAATGTAGTAAAATCCATTTCCTGATGCCAGTAGGGCAACACGAAACACCCACTGAGGGTCAAACTGGCTGTTATCTGCAGAAAAATAATAGGAAACTTGATGTTTCTGGAAAAATCATCAAGTAGAGAAAAAACGGGGGTGAGAATAGAGCCTTGTGGGACACCCCATGAAAACCAGTGTTTAAATCCCACAGCACAAGCAGTGCACATCCACTAGAGTCCATTTCTGAAAAGGTGTTATGCAAGTGTCATGATGAGCTTCCAAGAACGCCTTCTGGTTGAGAAATGTCCGAGTTTGTTTCCGGAATCAGAGCGAAGTCAGAGGAATCCTCTCTACAGGGAGGGAGCCTCACCTGTGTGTGTCAGAGTTCACCTGACTTCAccagagctgctgtggtttcAGAGGAAGACTGTCGGCTCACCTGCTGCTCACCTGCTGCTCACCTGCTGCTCACCCAGAGGTCAGCAGATGAATGTAGCTCCAGAGTTTTGGTTGGAAATGGCAGGAAAACATTCAGAATCAACAcaacatgaaacaaacaaacctggaTGTTTCCTCAATGAAACTTTAATCATTAACAAAACCCAAACCGTGCAAAACAATCGTGATGCGGTTAACATCTGTGAAATAAATCGCCTTAAGCTTTAGAGtccaaaaaatgtttatctgcagTGAGTGACTCCTAAACCGGCGGAGGAGGACAAGACGAGAGCGCCTTAAGACGCTCCGCTAGCCCACGTGTTTTTATCATCAGTGCTAATGTTCTTTAAGTGACATTTCACGTTCCTTTATTTTCCACCTCTTCTTTATCAAATCTGCTCACGTCCTGCATGTCCTCGTTTTGTTTTCTAGACTCAAAGCTTCGCTTAACGTTTGAtctgatgggggggaaaaactCAAACCTGCTGTTTTTCACTTCACGGTTcataacaaatgtttttcagctAAACAATAAAACGATTATGGAAGTTTTCTGCTACTGACGGAATAACCGGTGAGTAATGCGGCTGTCAGGACggaaaaagctgaaaatcaCTGATTAGTTGAAAATCGGTGCTTCTGATTGTAGAAGATCGTTTTGGAAAGTCTGGAAGTTTGAGGTCAGAGGTGAACGTGACTCTGAAGGACAAACTGATGTTAGACGGTTGGACATGTGAGACCAACCTGCAgatctgatgctgctgctgatgctgcaaactgtttgcagcagcaggaagagggaaaatcagaaagcagctgctgaaaTCTGGAGGTCAGCCAGGGGCGGCGCAAAGAGGGGGCCACAGGGGGGCTGCGGTCACCTCTTCATTTATTCATGATATTCACagttttatatacatttaagaGCAAACAagagatattattattattattattgaataaaatttaagtaaatataatgTTTGACAAATTCAAagaattaataaagaaaaaaatagtttctaaATTTATTCTACAAATCTAGGTTTTTCAACTTTCATAATTTGGccctaatttctttttaaaaaatgactgaaataatattaaaatgtttttgtatggTCTTTGGTATACTTAATTAGATGAACTTTTAtaatttgtcctttttaaaattattctgatcaaaTACATATTATAAACAAATATTATGCTGTTATTAcaaatcttttcttttagtttttcataaactcttaaaatttggattaactatatatatatatttttaacttatggctctggtaaaataaatattgacagaggaaaataaacaccatctatacaaatattacaaatcttatttatttaatttaaataaataaatcaatgctCTATTTATGGGCTAAATATGTGTAACGTATATATTTAAATCTTAGAAGCTGTTCAGGCGCTGAGGGGGGTGCACTTTCTTCCTGACGACAGAATGAGGACGGCGCAGTGAAAGTCCTGATATCCGGCTGAGCCGTTTGGTTCTGGTGTGAAACCAGGACCGTCTGTTGGCCCCATCTGGCCACCAGCTACTATTTGTTATTTCAGGGTGAGGTTGCGGCGGATCTTCGACTCCGGGAACCTTTTGAGTCCGTTTGAACAAAAGCCACTCAGATCCTCCCTTCCATCAGTTTGCACACGTCTGTTTGCTTTAGGTGTTCCAGAAGCTTTTCGGTTCGTGCTGCAGATAAGGAACTCGCTCTGACTTCACGTTTCTTCCTCGCGCCTTTGTGCTGCTGGTCGACGTCCGTACAGGTCCGAGCTGCAGAGATTTACTGGGAAACTCACTGCTGAGTCACTGCGGACTAATAAATGTAGAGATTAGTGTTTACATCTGATTAAACCTGCATGTCGCAATAGGTTTACATGATGTCCAGTGTAAATCGGGCTAATTTGTGGGCTAAAAACAAGAAGTTTCTGAGGAAACAATCctgcagatatttatttatgtttggttttgtcTCAGGCAGCTTCTGTCTGTCATTTTGTGAGTCGACGCCTGCCTGGCTCCCTGGGCCTATTCTGGGCGAGGCAGGCCCACCACCTACACATCCTGCAGGGGTGGAGAGAGGCATGTGGTCCTCCCTGCAAGCCGGGCCGGCTGGCTGCCACTCCTCAGTCAGCCCAGCCTCCGCAGGGCCTCACATGCACCCAGGAAGACTCAAAGCCAAGCCTGTACTCCCTGCATCAGCTTAAAGTGGCAGGAACCCGCCGTGACTTCACGGTTTCTGTGAAAAGTTTAGATTAACGGCGACATTTCTGAGGATAAATACCAACCTGATGGATGTAGAGACACTTTCAGGGAGGAAAATGGTGGATATTTTTGATTTAGGAACAATATATCTGTGTTTCCTCAGTTTAGCTAAAAGGTTAGCGCTAAAAAATAACACTATCATAAATAAATGCTAGCTAGTCCTGCAACAATAGCtaattttatctgatttttccTCAACATTTGATGCTCAGCAGGTGCATTCAGTCCTTCCAATCAGCAAAGGACTTTTCTGGCATCTTTCCTTTTgaaatttctttacttttttgagAAAGAAGGTGAATATTCTGACCTGTAGCTCCGCCCCCTTCctctctgctgtgctgcagctctgcctcCATAGAAACTGTACAGGAAGCATCATAACTGAGGAGCTATTAGCTTTAATAAAGCACCAGAGTTTTGCCTTTGGTTTCCTAAATTGCTTATTTGCAGAAACATCCTGTAAATAATGCTGACATGACatcaggaaaatatattttcacacattttcttcactttaaTGTCCAAATCCAACTGTACTGACAGATGGCTGGGAAAGCCTTTGAGCAGGACTTTGGCTTTTATATGTCTGTCTAgtgtcataaaaacaaaaaatagaagtAAAGAGGTTGGAGGTTTACAACCAACCCCAACCTCAacattcagtaaaataaatgaaacttctGAAGATTTTAATCTTGTTGAGTCTTTCAAAGTCATAGTTGTCACTTCTCATTTAGTGACCACGTTGCTTCAGTGTTTGAACACAAAACACGCAAGAACACATTTAGCTTGTGCTAAAAGCAGTTAGCCAGCTAACCAAACAAAGTTGAGGTTTATTTCAATTTCCACCTTCAGTTTAATTTCTCTATTTTATTAAGTCTTCAAAGTTTGTCCTCTAATAGGAAATAACATGATAAATGTTTCTACTTTCTTCAGAGgttatttttcagattatctcaGGTGTTTCCATCTGCTGACTCTGGGTTCCTCTGTGTTTCAGGCATGGCGGCGGTGTTGCCCAGAACCCTGGGTGAGCTGCAGCTCTACAGGATCCTGCAGCGCGCTAACCTCCTCTACTACTACGAGGCTTTCATCCAGCAGGGCGGCGACGACGTGCAGCAGCTCTGCGAGGCCGGTGAGGAGGAGTTCCTAGAGATCATGGCTCTGGTGGGGATGGCCAGCAAGCCGCTGCATGTGCGGCGCCTGCAGAAGGCGCTGCGGGACTGGGTCACCAACCCGGCCATCTTCAACCAGCCGCTCACCTCGCTGCCCGTCTGCAGCATCCCCGTCTACAAGCTGCCCGAGGGTTCCCCCACGCTGCTCAGCGCCCAGGACCGCTCCAACACCGCCAGCGTGAAGATCCCCAAAGCCATCGCTGCCGCCTGCTCCGACCCGGGGAAGCTGGACGTGGCGAGAGAGAAAGTTTCCACCGGGTCGCCCCTGCAGGGGAGCAGCGAGGTGCGGTTCTGGTCGGGCCACAGCAACGACAGCGAGCACAGCCTGTCTCCGTCGGATCTGGGCTCGCCATCGTCCCCCAGAGACGCCATGGAGGCCCTGGACGCGGCGGCGGTGCAGTCGGTCCTGGAGTGCGTGGACAGGATGGCGCCTGGACTTCCTAAGACGGACCCGGCGGACGTCAAAGAGCAGCTGAAGAACAACAAGAAGCTGGCCAAGATGATCGGACACATCTTTGAGATGAGCGACGACGACCCGCGGAGGGAGGACGAGATCCGGAAGTACAGCGCCATCTACGGGCGCTTCGACTCCAAGCGGAGGGACGGAAAACACCTGACGCTGCACGAGGTGCTTCACCGAACCGGAGACCTGcagaccagcagggggcgcttcATCCGTGTAACCCGACTGATTTGTTTCCTGTGCAGCTGACGGTGAACGAGGCGGCGGCTCAGCTCTGCATGAGGGACACGGCTCTGCTGACGCGCCGCGACGAGCTGTTCGGACTCGCCCGGCAGATCTCCAGAGAGGTCACCTACAAATACACCTACCGCACCAGCAAGTAAGAGACGAGAACAGGGGCTGGAAACCCGGCGCTGCAGCACAGCACAGTGTTAGGAGGACTTCACTTCACCAAAAACTCCAAACTTTCCAaatttatctcagaaaatttctagaaaaactttTCTCTTCTCCAGAAGTTGAAAATAGCTAACAGTTAGTTAACAGTTAATTtctagattaatctcagaaattttataATTCTGAAATGTCTGAGctccaaaaaaggaaaatttgcaagaaaaactctgaaattttgagaaatttttaaaaaaacgtatAACTTTTACGTCGAAATGTCAACTTTAGAAAATTTTCAAGTCAAgaattttttactatttttcatGAATGCTAATATCTCATTTGTGAGATTTcgaagttttatatatttttatttaggatataAATGCAGCTCAAACTTGCTTCCAACACAGGCTTTCCATCCTTCCTCTAAGACattaacagaaccagaaccgggtccagaACGGTAACAGTAATTTTCTTTGCAGATCTCGGTGTGGAGACAGAGACGAACCGTCGCCTAAAAGGATCAAAACCGAGGTGAGTTCAGCGTCCAACTCAGTCTGATTAATGTGGGTCAGAGACTCcgacttttatttgtgtttttctgctctctactttttacttgagtcattttcttagttgagtaaaatttctggattttcatgttttagtgAATAATTCACCAAACTCAGAGACactcctgcagtttttgttaaattttcataagttttagactgaaagaaactgatttggaaaatgtttatgttgcctgatttttttatttctatgaattatttaaattttgcctcttaaaataccaaaattttcacATAATGTTGTACTTtagtccatctgatgatgtaatttttactaTTAAATGATTATTCAGTGCTTGAGTCGcccttttaccaaatacttttttatttgagttaaaatatgttgaattagTTTTATTCTTACTTGCGTGTAACTTTTTGCTCCTTCTGGAAACAAagcgctgctgtgtgacgtctacgttcttcttctgtgctTCCGGGTCGTAAACCGTTCACACTGAAGTCTGATTGCGGTTGCATTTAATTAGAAGAatgaaaaaagagattttagGTCGACACAATTaaatttttctcactttgtgctgcaaatgtttttgtttgaaactgaTCCGGTTTATGTGGAATCATGAAGTGAATCATCAAAGTAACGGAGCTGAAGGCTTCGGAGGACTCGGGTCTggcagctgcagctcctctgaGAGCATCGATCTGGAGCCGAGTACAAAGCCGGGTCTGAGCGCTGCTCTCCCGGCGCCGCTCGGCCCGGAGCCGGTTCTGAATGGCTCCTCTCACAGAGCGAGCCGCTGATGGAAAACATGTGGCGGCTCCACAGGGATCCAGAGGCGCAGATGAGCCGACACCTGCTCACACAAAACAGGGGATTCCTGTTTAAATCTGCTTAAAGCCTCtcatttaaagagacaggctcTTATTTCTGCAGATAGTTAAAATAAAGACTGACTGGAAAAGGagatttattttactgactGAAGGGACGTAACTGTGCTGCAGGAGAACTTCTTCGACATCCAGGAGGCGCTGCAGGCCATCCACATGAGGCAGGAGATGCTGAGGGAGCAGCTGGCCTGCGCCAAGTCCAAAGGAGAGGAGACGGTCGGACGCAACCTGCAGGTAGGACCAACCTGGACGACGTCCAGGAACGCTTCAGCTAGAGAAACCAGACAGACGACTGAAGATTTCACTGCTGGATTACTTCCTTCTGCTTTTACAAAACCTTTAGATTATTCACATATTATCACAGTTTAACCAAAAACTTGAGTTAATTTTACCTGCTTTAACCTGACAGAGCAACAGAGAGAAGTTAATCATTTTGAGATTCACATTCAAAAATCCTTTATTGATGtcgaagagaaaataaaatcttaattcaAAATTCTTCAGTTCTTATAGATGATGATGGCTGTGAGCAGGAAACatctcctgcagcagtctgtattacaacAAATATGAATGGCCTCTGACTAAAGattggaaaaatgaaaagaaaagaaaaattttctttaaataaagcctttttagatttttttttataaaaataaacaataaatcagtttcCTCTGCA
This region of Xiphophorus hellerii strain 12219 chromosome 24, Xiphophorus_hellerii-4.1, whole genome shotgun sequence genomic DNA includes:
- the nab1b gene encoding NGFI-A-binding protein 1: MAAVLPRTLGELQLYRILQRANLLYYYEAFIQQGGDDVQQLCEAGEEEFLEIMALVGMASKPLHVRRLQKALRDWVTNPAIFNQPLTSLPVCSIPVYKLPEGSPTLLSAQDRSNTASVKIPKAIAAACSDPGKLDVAREKVSTGSPLQGSSEVRFWSGHSNDSEHSLSPSDLGSPSSPRDAMEALDAAAVQSVLECVDRMAPGLPKTDPADVKEQLKNNKKLAKMIGHIFEMSDDDPRREDEIRKYSAIYGRFDSKRRDGKHLTLHELTVNEAAAQLCMRDTALLTRRDELFGLARQISREVTYKYTYRTSKSRCGDRDEPSPKRIKTEENFFDIQEALQAIHMRQEMLREQLACAKSKGEETVGRNLQMQLERLLARQMEILQDAAVQERLQALDWRIPPAALKYLNDHQSTNGAAGAADLSRDSHDDRPINLRVVSQNMQEGDLPLGKQLANELKRHHNHNHNNNNHNSSSSTDEAKTPATENGTSQRASGNAEKKIIKSEPEDST